ATCTCCAAGTCCTCTTTGCTATTAACCCCATTCTACCAATAGTTGgggaacagcaaaggaaagggaattcTCACAAGCATTGTGAATAGCTTAAATAAGCACCTCCTGGCACCACCAAAAGTGGCATCAGTGAGAGGCGGGATGTGGCAAAGACATGCCTCATGGGGCTAACAGAAACAGGACCTCAGAGCTGGGGCACAGCTGCAACCATCAGCCAGGACGCCCAGGGAAGAGGTACATATCTTTTGCAAGACATTGCCCTGTGCTTACCGAGAACTTGGCATACAGCTGGTAAGTCAGGAGAGGGTTCGGGAGCTCCCTGAAGTACATCTTACATAGGGAGCTCACGCTGTGAATGTCACGGACGCTAAGCTCGGGAAGCTGCTCTGAATCAAATTCatggctgcagagaaggacacaGAATTGGGCAGAGGGCtttgagaaagacaaaaacaagtcCAAAGCCACACAAAATACAgtcaagaaaaggaaggggtTCCTCTGAACGCCTGCAGCATGGCACGTGCCCCTACTGACAGCTGTGTCAGTCGCAGCACTCTTACCGTAGTCGCTGGATCTTGGACGTGACACCGGACAAGCGGTATATCCCCCGCACCACGCCATGCTGCTTGATGaattcagagcagctctggaggaCCTGGGGGACTACAGAACAAGAGCCAGTGGTTAGCTGAGCTTCTTACTCAAGTCCTGGTTCAGGCCGTGCTCTTCCCACATCCCATCCACTAAGCCCAGCCGGGCTACCGCTTGCTTCCTCCTTAAAGGAAAAAGCTGGCAGAGACAGCTGTGAAGAAACTGCACAGAGATGTGTTCTTGGCTTTCCAGAAATGCCACGACCTATCAACAGCCTGGAGAAAGTAATTCTGGCAAAGCCACAGACACTGCAAGTCCCATCACAGCTCCCTCGGGAATGGAGGAATCCTATCTCACGACCAGAAAGAGCTAGGAAAAGGATGCAGGATGCTCTCTGTGGCCAGAAGGCTTCCTACATTTTCAGGATGAAACAACTGCTGGATATGATTTCCCTTTCATCCTCAGATGCCCAACGGAGGAAGTTCTCAGGAATGGGCTGTTCCGTTCCTTACCATCACGGCCAGAGCGGAGAAGGTGCTCCCCCAGGTCACACCCAAACACCCCTTCCTTCTCTGGCTCCGGCTGCCTCGCTCTCTGGGGCCGGGCCTTCACCAGGGATCGAAGGAAGGGGAGGAACTTGCCCCGTTTCTTCGGCACTGcgcaacaaaacaaagaaatcagtTCATTTCAGGCTTGGATTGGTTGGATGAACTTAACACATTCGATAGAGCACAGAACAATGGGAAGAACATTCCCAACAAGGACACTCAATAACAGattttccccatccctgcaagtgcccaaggccaggttggaaggggccctggacagcctgctCTCGTTTCCTACTAAATGTGCAGGCTGGCAGCCCAGACTGAGGCAGGGGCCTTGGAGCCTGAGAATCATTTAGGCCCCTTCCAATCCCAAGCCATTCAAGGAGGATTCTGTCACTTCCCCAAGCCCAATAATAAACACAGTGGGATTGGGCCAGACCTCTGCGTGTTCTGATGGAGCTTAATGCAGTCCTCTTGCTAATCTTGCTCAACTTGGGCATTAACGAAACCCCTGAAAGCCAAGCTCTGACCCCATTTTACTAACCCGCATTATCAAATGTAACATGCGTACCTGGCTTTCGCAATGAATTGACCAGGGACTCAGGAACTTGTCCGCTAATGAGTTCCACGCACTCACTAGGGAAAGATCCAGCCtgtaacaagaacaaaaagacaggTGGGCATTAGCCCGAGCCCAGACGCAAAGGGGAGGTCCTCTGACACTGACACAGGGCAACCGTTTGCGTCCAGAAGCCCtcctgtgcaggcagagcagctccaatCTGAGATTCCTGACTCTACTGAAGTTGCTCTCTCTAGTTGGAAGCATGTGCATACCTGAAAGCCACGCTTGCCTCTCCACCAGGGGCTCAGCTCCTTTGGTGGCATATCAATAATGCACACCACGTCTCCCACCTGCAAGAGATTGAAACGTCAACCccagcttcagcacagctgtgagaaTAACACAGATCAAATAACTGCCTTCTTCTGCACCGCAGAATATCCTAAAGCTTGACAGCAATTGCACCAATGCAGCCCCCAAGGCATTTTCCCTTCTAAAACTGAACTTGGAGGTACAAGAGTTACACAACATACACAATAGAGCTGTGCAGTAGGAAATGGGTCTCAAAAGCAGCAGGCTCTCTGCCGAAGGCTATGGAAGAGCTGCACTTTAATCATGGGCATCAATTAGCAGAGCTTTCTGAACACATCTGCACACTTCACACCGGGTCTGCTCTTGCTCAGAGACCAGGCTCCCATACTGGGTGGGATCTGCTTGATCAAAAGGTTCAAATGCCCAATCCAACCATACTGGAGAGATGGCTGAACTCCTCCCAATCCAGCACAAGTCTAAGCTGGAACCAAACCCTCGAAGCTTCACCTCACGAGACATTCTGAAGGTGTCTGAGACTATTCCTGAGGCATTCACACCCTGTACTCTCCTGTGCATGATAACAAGGAACACCTGTAACTGCTTACCTCCAGGGAGACTTCATCTGGTGCCTGGGCGACGTAGCTCTTAATAACATGGGCCGCCGCAATCGCTGGAATGTTGAGAGATGACTCCGCACGTACCAGCTGCGGCTTCCACATGTTATCAGCctgcaaaacagagcacagGCTGTGGTCAGGAGATGAGGACAAACAAGGAGGATTTCAAGGTGAGGAGcacatctgcagagaaagctgcaggaaatgcaTCTCTCTCTACACAGACTAATCAGCAATGGCACTGGTGCAGACAGGTGGCCTGGCCCCCTTTGGACCACTCTTTCCTGCAGGAGAGTACATCTGCGACTCTCCCTCCTGGCTCAACACAGGGAACAAAGACAAGCCAGAGCTTCATACTGTACCTCCGTTGCCGCCACGTCAGGCCCACGGCTGATCTTGCTGCACGCGACACCCATCACAGCAAGTGTGACCAGCTGGAACAGAGCAAAaacacacttctgttttctctattcACACAGCACAGTATGGAGAGACTTCTTCAGATCTACCCTTGCATACCCTGTGGCATAGGCAGGTATTCAAGAAACTACCCCTTGCTTCAGACTATTCCAACGTGACAGTCTATTAGTCAGCATTGTACCAAGTTGCTATCCCTCTGCCAGCAGATGGGGACtctggcacaaagcagcagatgcATTCACCCAGAGCGCTCTGACAGTGCGATAGCAGGGCATTAGACAGCACCCTTCTGAGGGCTAAGCTGGAGGACAGTGAAGAAACCCACGGCATGCAAAACGATGTGGGGGGACAAAACATGGCACGTACCTGGCAACAAGATCACCTCAAACTATCTGCAGCAGTTCCTTGTCACTTTGCTCAGATGTTCTGAGAGCAAAAGCTGCACCGAGGCAGTGAACGGAGGGTgggcagaggaaagagaaagagcaggTCAGTGAGCAGGGCTAAGACAGCCATGGAATAATGCATATAGCACAACTGTCCCATCCACTTGCTGCAAGACATGCTGAGTTTCAGGCTACGTGATGCCTGTCCTTCCAGCAACTTTACAATGCTTCCACAATTGAGCAAAGAACACAACGGAAGAAACATGGGACAGGTGCCACCTTTAGGGACACCCCCTTTGGAACATGAGTACCAGGGGAAAATTACGTCTGGTGGTCAGGAGTAAGCAATACGGTGCTGTGAGCTCCGACAGCCAGCAGTTCTCTACACCTCACTGCCCACCCGTCCTTCCCATACTGGTTCAGCTTACCTACAAGCTGCTGCGTAAGATGGTGTGAAGAAAAGGCACTAAACGCACAAGAAGAACAAGCCAACCAACCACTCCGAACTCCTGCTCACCCACAAAGGAACACGGAACGCACCGCTCCTCCCCTCATTCCAGCCGCTTATGACATCACCAAGGGCCACCAGCCTGGTCCACCATGACCCTCCACAGGGGGGGAGGCAAGACCACATGGTCACATCTGATTCCAACATGGCACCACAACATTCCAGAACTCAGTGTGGGCTTGCAATTCTATCCTGGTGTGGCAGCGCAATGGGAGGTGTTTGGGCACAGCTGAATAAGTGACAGACACCGCAGGACTCCAAAGGAGGGTGCCAGATTAACTCTCAGCATTCTTTTGCAGGGCTCTTTGAGGTGCTTCGAACCAATTTCAATGCCTAGGTCAATTCTAGAAAGTCCAGCTGACAAATGCTCACTTTGTCTGGGTAACGCCTCTATGCAtcatgaatgaaaaagaaaataaaatgggcaCGTGACCCTATGATACTTATCTCTCTGCTCTTGTTGTCAGCCTAAGATGAGCACTACGTGTCCCTGCTCCTGACTGAAGATTCCCCCAAGTCTGTGTTCCACTCTGCTCCACCTCAGGGtctaaaagaaacacagacagagaTAATGAGAAGATCCTTTGCGCAGATGTAAGCGCAGGGTGCACGCATATTCTTTTTAGCAAGAAATACTACTTGAGAATCCAAAAAGATAGTTTTTTGAGAGGTAGTATGAAAGGTGAACAGAAAGTAAATTGATTCATTAAAATTACCTAGTTAATCCTCTCCCCGTGAAAAAGGAAGCCACCTGGGCACTGTATGCAGCAGTTCTGAGAACACCTTGCACCACAAATTGCGgcacatacatttttttcccacaggCCCCTCTCTTCTGTCATTTGTGTCAGATTCACTCAGGTTAAAATACGTGGATCAGAACTGCCATTCAGTTCTGCTGAGGCAGGATCCCATTGCCAGGACATCCTCCAGTCCCATTCCCTGCTTTTCCCAGCACGGGTGGGGAAAGGAACAGCAAGTGATATCACCTACCCAGACTTCTGCAGAGCCTTCCATACGGTCTCACATCACAGTTAGAAGCAGGAGAGCTCTTGTGGCACAAAGCTTGGAGCTGGAGAAATCAAGGCTGCCTCTAAGATGGTGCTTTCAAACAGCACGAGTACCTGGATGTAGGACTTGAATCACAAGGGTAACATGAAAAAGCCACCAGTCCCCACAGATGTGGCTGTTCACAGAGATAACCACTGCGTGTTTTCCCACAGTGTGATGCTCACCCATCAAAGTGCTCAGCCATCCAAATGCGTCCAGCGTCTGAGCACCCATTTCGAGATGGTTTTCTTAGCATCCAAGCTGAATCTCCCTTGGTACAACCTGAGGCCGTTCCCTCCAGTCCTgtcactagttacatgggagaagagcaggaaaacccccacccccacatAACCTCTCTTCAGGTAATCGTAGAGAAtgataaggtcttccctgagcctcctcttagccagactaaataatcccagttccaTAAGAAGCTCCCCATAAGACTAGTGCTCTAGACACCTCACAGCTTCAATGGTCTTCTCTGGACACATCTCAGGATTTCATTGtccttcttgcagtgaggggcccagaacAGAGCAAAGAACTCAAGGTGAGGGCTCACCAGTTCCGAGTACGGGGGAATGATCGattccctgttcctgctggctcAAGTCTTCTGCATTCCAATTCCAATCTAAACCATTCCTGCTGTGGTAGTACCTGAATCCTTATTTGGGACTGGAGCTCAAGAAGTCAGCGCATCAGAAATAACACAACGTGCAACTGGAAGACGTGTCTCAAAGCCCAGAAAATCCAACTCTCTAACCTTGGCGCAACTCACCAACCAAGAGCCAGGCCTTGACAACTTGGCTGATCTGAGCATGCAGGTGGGGGCCAGACAGTGGACCACAAGTGTTCATTTCCACTGCAGGTCCATGTAGAGAACAGCCTCAATCAGCAGGTGTGAATGAATTCATTCACAAGCTGCACAATAAGCCTGTTCTTtatgtgaaaaaacaaacaaacaaacaaaaaacaaaaaccacacataGATTTTTGACCAAAAAAGGTGAGAGTTAATAATGACCAAATAGGTTCCTGTTCCTAGGCCTAATCCTCTCACCCCAACTCCTGGGTGATGCCCACAGGCTTCAAGTCAGGTCTCAAATCCATTGGACTCCCGTCGCAGAACTCTATCAAAAAGGATGTCACACATGTGACACTTGCATACATTTTGCACCAGAAACAGTGATGCCAGCAGGAGCggagaggtgattgtccccctgtactcagcactgttGAGGCCACAACTCGagttctgtttccagttttGGACCCCTCAGTGCAAGGAAGACACTGAGGCTTTGGAACATGTTCAAAGACAGGCAAGAAAGCTGgcgaggggtctggagcacaattGTGCaatatgaggagaggctgcagcacctgggaatgctcagcctggagaagagctggctcagaggagaccttcttgctctctataacttcctgaagggaggttgtagtgagctgggggttagcctcttctctcgtgtcattattgataggaccagagggaatggtttcaagctgcagcaggggcgATTCtggctggatgttaggaaatattacttttcagaaaggggTGGCTAgtcactggaatggactgcccagaggtggtggagtcactgatcctgggggtgttcaaggaatgactggatgttgtgttgagggacatgatttagtggaagCTGTTGGTAACAGgagaacggttggactggatgatcttttaggtcttttccaaccttggtgattctatgattacataGTAAATACTGAAGTGTATTAGAGTAATGGCAACTAATTCCTATTCAGTACCATAGTCTTGTTTCTAAGCTTACTTTTTGTCATGTGGGTATGTATGAAGTTCCATCTCTCCTCAGCTCAAGATGCATTAAATGTTTATTCATAAATGATGCTTCCTCTTACCAGCTTATAATGTTTAAATAGTGATGTCATTTTTTTACTTTAGTTATAAGATATACCGTAGTTTGGAGTAATATATTAAAAGTCTGATGCCTCTTTAGCACAACTTGGAATCTCCTGGATCTGTTTAGTTGTTTTGTTGAAGATAATGTCAGCCTCTGGCAAAGGAGTTTCAAGAATTTATGCAACAGTTTCCACAATGCTTATcgaatgaaatgaagaaatagcaTACTAAATTTTCTCTGGCATTttatcttaaaatgaaattttgatttaattctctttgtgtttcttgtttgttctgttttgctttttgtgcttatttcctttctctttctctttctctttctctttctctttctctttctctttctctttctctttctctttctctttctctttctctttctctttctcttNNNNNNNNNNNNNNNNNNNNNNNNNNNNNNNNNNNNNNNNNNNNNNNNNNNNNNNNNNNNNNNNNNNNNNNNNNNNNNNNNNNNNNNNNNNNNNNNNNNNNNNNNNNNNNNNNNNNNNNNNNNNNNNNNNNNNNNNNNNNNNNNNNNNNNNNNNNNNNNNNNNNNNNNNNNNNNNNNNNNNNNNNNNNNNNNNNNNNNNNNNNNNNNNNNNNNNNNNNNNNNNNNNNNNNNNNNNNNNNNNNNNNNNNNNNNNctccctctcccttctctttttttcccccccctcccccttatTTTTTTGCCCAGAGCAGTTTATTGCATTCCTATATTTAAAATTGTCAAAATCTCATTTACAGATTTGTCATGACTAATTTTCCCATAAAACCACAAAAGTGAGatgcaaaaataatatatatatgtgtgcgtATACatcaatatatatatcaatatatatatatatatcaaaaagTATATGGAATGTAGACACATTCTTCTGAGTAGTTAGATATGCCTGGCTATTTCTGAACCAGAGACCAGCTTCTTTTTACCTCTCATATGCAGTgcattgttttcccttttacaGGAAATACTTTGTGAAGAAGCATTTGGTTGTTAATCTGTGCAcactcagaaataaaagaaagctcaTTCCTGCATTATCAACCTCATTTCCAAAGAGGATTACTCTCATATACAGAGATCAATTGAAGTATTATTATCTTTCCCAGcccttttgctttcctgtacAAAGCTGATATTGCCAATTATTGAAAAGATGTCCCATTCTAATTGTAGGTGTATATATTTGGCATGAATTAGAGGAatgttgaatattttttattaggCTGTTCTCATAAGGAGTTCTAAACTATTTAATATCTTATAAGAAGCCATTGGGTTAAAAGGAATCACTTTAGAAACAATCCATCTCACAATCAATTTTGTGAACTATGTGgccatttaaatttttttcccaatgcacagtattttttttttctttcttttttttcttatgaaacaAGGAATACATTGACCCCAGGTTActaatatttctgcatttattctAATTCTGCAGCATCTGAGTAATTTAATTTATCTCTTCTCACAGAAAGTGTctgatattattttcttctactgtgtgaaaataattacttttgtCTAATTCACTTGAACAAATGTATTGAAATacttatgaaaacagaaagtatttgGTTTGACTTGTAGTGCATACTCAGTGTCATGTTAACTAACATGCTCAAAACTTGTAATCTGTTAAATGGTTAGAATGAAATACATCCAAAACAGGTAACTGAATTTGGAGTCAAATATATTATACAGACATgattcatctgcacttccaaaATTCTGGTTACTCTGTCTTCACTTCAAAAGTCTCATGACAAGAATCTAGTTGGGTAAGGAcaagtttcaaaaaaaaaaaaatgctctaCTGTGAATGAAAGTAAGTTAGTTTAGGCTAGCAAAGTGTAGATTTGACATATAGCAAGTCAAAAGTCAGAGCAGGTAGGATTAATATATCCAGATTTGGACACCTACATAAAAACTAGCAATTTGACCAATTAAAATACCAATTTGACCTACATAAAAGCTAACAATCTTACTTAGCATGGACTTTCTTTTCTATGGATTACAACTACCTATGTTACTTGCCCATGTATTATAATCATCACTtagcacttcacagaatcacagaatcatatggctcggaagggacctctagagatcactgagtctaACTCCCTTCTAAAATGAATTCCCTATAGTAGActacacaggaaagcatccaggcaagTTTTGAATATCCCTGGAGAAGGAGAAgccacaacttctctgagcagcttgttcCAATATTCTTTAAACCTCAATATAAATaagcttttcttcatgttttcacaGAACTTCCTGTTTCACTTTGTCtattgccccttgtcctgtcccttGGCACTGCTGAAAGGAGCCTGGCCCCATTCACTTGACACCAGCTCTTTAGATGTTTATAAGTGCTTATAAGATTCACTCTTCActcttctccaggcttaacAGCCACAGGtctctctgtctttcctcaTACTGGAGATGCTCTAAAACTCTCAACAGAGATTCAGAAGTATACTTTGCAGATACCCACATCTCAAATGTAAAAGGCAGGAGTCAAACAAGCAAGTAATCAACATTCAGCCCTCttgctcagaaaagaaaaaaaagcaactaagAAAACCTACAAGTAAATCAACAACAATAATCATAACAAAGTATGGATTTTGACAATTAtactttcattgtattttcCTGATGATATTTAACTATGTATTCTCTCAGTTTATTTAATGTGGTGTTGGGATGCTAAGTTGTCTTTGcaaggatttatgagtgcatacagtagttctgagtagatggagttttctagaatagctgagttagGCCTGTAGGTTAAGAGTTTGTGGGCGGGGGGGGttaggtaggtgtgtgtatagGTTGTCTTGCGTGCATCGGGTTTTGCGTAGTGGGTGTACGTGTCTGCACGGGATTTAGGATGGTATATAAGGTGTGTGACgcagcaataaattgagagaagacatgatggcatccatgtttgtgtctctctCCCCCGGACAGTTGAAGTCCTGGGATAAGTCGGGTTAATTGGCAAATGTGTCAATCTGGCATTGCAAAACAACTTGCACAGTCCATAAAATTAATAATCCTTTCCTTCAGGAAAGTTAACATTTTCACTATTCCAGGACTGTATTTTTCATGAACATTTCCCAGGGCTTGCATGTACTGAAAAAACTGTCCAGGAGCATAAATACATTCAATAATGGCTGTCCTTAGATCAAGTCAGTAATTCCTCAGTCAGATTTTAGAATACTGATGATTCCTTAGATGAAACAGAATAAGTTTGCAAAGTGAAAATAGATACAGTGGTGAACTGATGACACTCATCTTGACATAGAGCACTCATCCTACAAAAGATGTTTCTTTAACATAGTAGTACCAAATCCATTCAGTTTTTGCTAGTTGGCAGTTTGTAATAGGAGAagctctgcaggaagagaaataaaaatataatagaaCATCTGAGCATCATAAATAAAGTTGTGTTCTACCATTTTATTCTTAAGCTAAActcaaaaatatataattactAATACTTGAGCACTGCAGGTTATATATTTagtcataaatatttttccatagctaaagaagaaataaaaataaaatatcattacACTGATGAACAATTATTTATCCTTTAAGAAATTATATCACTTTAAATTTAGCAAGTTAGTTTAATTCATGGCTTAAAACAGGTTGTCAGGAGATAACCTGTTAATTCCACTGATCCTCTCTATCTAGCAACTCTTATAGAAATTAATTGTTTCAACAGACTGTAAGATTGGATATAAAGTAAGTTTTGCCCGCTAACCTTGCAGTGAGTTTTTAAAAAGAGCCTTTCAAGAGATGAAAATTGATCTACTTCAAAAGTAAATTTTACTGGCAAGGGGAGTTGGATTTTATTAgtatataaatttatttatatatatatatatatatatatatatatacatttgaaTATATTATACACCATTTCTGGTGTTATCTTTGCTGAAACGATTGCTTCTGGATTTGcacctttctctgcttttcaaaggGATTCTGTCATGGAAGACAAAAGTCATTAGTTGGCTGGATAACTGAGCTACCGTCTAGGTTGTATCCCATCTCTAATGAGAAAGCAGGCATCAGCACTGAGGATAACAAAAGTATTTCCATACTTATTAGACAAAGGTTTTTTGCATGgtgtattaaagaaaaattgaacTGAATAATGTTAAGTACAAGAGTATGCTTCCTCTGTTTTAAAATACCTGTAGCAGATTTATTCAGAATTGTATGAGACATATAAAAttccattatttcatttcacttaatTTACTAGGAACTACTTTAAATGTTAGTTTAGTTTGCCTTACTTATTTGGAATTTAATTAGGTGatttaaacataaatttaaaCTGATATTCTATAACAGACAAATATTGCCAGGAATAGCTAGGTATCTGAGAATAGAAACACAAACTGAAATCATGGCTGAGGCAGGGAAGTGCCTCTAGAGAACATTCAGTTCAACCTCCAGCTCAGAGAAGAGACAGACAGGGCAGCTTCCAATGTGCAGGTTTGCCACTCAACAGATCAGGCAGTCCAGAGCCCTAGCAAACGtggccttgaatatctccaaggatgggacatccacagcatctctgggcagcctgtgccagtgcctcaccatcctcttaGTGAAAAAACTTCCCCTTGATGTCTGATCTAAATTATCCtcattttagtttaaaacaaccccccttgtcctgtcactatcagaccatgtaaaaagtcactCTATCTTATTTATAAGCTACCTTAAATACTGGAAGTCTGCAAGGATGTCTCCCtggaaacttttcttttttcaggctgaacagccccaattctctcaggttttttttttcatagaaaaggTGCTCTAGTCTTTTGACCATATTTGTGACCCTCCTCTAGAtcttctccaacagctccacattttttttttttgtgctggggGCCTCAGACCTGGATTCAGTACTCTCATTGAGGCACCATGAAGGCATAAAGAGACAGTCACCTCAAAAAGCTCATGTCAAGCTTTTTGTCGATCAGAACCCTAAAAAACTtactcctaatatctaaccGATACCTgtcctgtcttagtttaaaaccattcccccttgtcctatcactatcaacccatgtaaacagtcATTTGCCCTCCTGTTTATGTTCTCCTTTCAAGTACCAGAAGGCTACAATGAAGTCTCCCtttcttcaagctaaacaagcccagttccctcaacttttcttcataggagaggcaCTCCAGCCCTCcgatcatcttagtggccctcctctggacccagtTCAGGAGTTCTGTCTtttttgtgctgggggccccaggcctggatgcagtactccagatgatTCATCACAAGAACTGAGTAGAGGGAAGCAATCACCTTTCTCTTACTGCCGGCCATCCCTTTTCTTAATTCAGCTCAGGATAtagttggccttccaggctgcaagtgcacactgctgcctcatgtccaGATTCTCATCCAccaagatccccaagtccttctccacagggctactctcaagaagtttttctcccagtctgt
The Coturnix japonica isolate 7356 chromosome 1, Coturnix japonica 2.1, whole genome shotgun sequence DNA segment above includes these coding regions:
- the LOC116652420 gene encoding rho GTPase-activating protein 33-like yields the protein MWKPQLVRAESSLNIPAIAAAHVIKSYVAQAPDEVSLEVGDVVCIIDMPPKELSPWWRGKRGFQAGSFPSECVELISGQVPESLVNSLRKPVPKKRGKFLPFLRSLVKARPQRARQPEPEKEGVFGCDLGEHLLRSGRDVPQVLQSCSEFIKQHGVVRGIYRLSGVTSKIQRLRHEFDSEQLPELSVRDIHSVSSLCKMYFRELPNPLLTYQLYAKFSVSTGQCLAKDMYLFPGRPG